GACCGCGTGCAACCGGAACGCTGCCCGGCTGGCAGCTCGGCCCCGTGGCGCCGGTCTGGTCGAGCGTCTTGTTCGGCATTTCCCTTGCAGCGAGTTCCCCGCGGGGCGGAAATTCTCCGGATCCGTCGGGGTCGTAGTTGGGGACGTCGACATCAGGGGCCACACTCGGCCACGAACTCCTCGGTTCCCCAGACCCGGATGTCGTACCGCAGCAGCGACGAAAAGTGGCGCCGGTTTTCGGTAACGACCAGGCGCGCGCCGTGTGCCCGCGCCACTTCGGCGATGTGCAGGTCGTAGACGCGCCCGCCGGCGATCCCGTCGCTCGCGGCGTCGCGCAGCAAGCGCTTACGCTCTTTGCTGGGCAGGTCGACGACTTCAAACCGGGCAAGCACCTCCTCGTCGAGCAACCGGACCGCATCCGCCGGTCGGAGGCGTAGCTCGGGGGGCAGGCGGGTGGACACGGAGTAGAATTCGAGACAGCAGTGCCATGCCGTCTGCGGATGCTTGACGCGCCCGCCGGCAATCGCCGTCAGTGCCGCCTGCGGCGCAACGGAAACATCGCCCATGTCGATCAGGCCCGCGACCAGAACGGTGGTGTCGAGAAACACCGGGCCTACCAGGGCCATCGGTTCCGCTCATCCTCCACGAGTTGCGCGACGTTGACTTTCGGAAGCTTGCGCGTGTCCACCGTCGGTCGCGCGACGAGCCGCTTGCCTACACGCTCGACTCGGGGGCCCGGGGCCGTACGTACCAGACGGATGGCAGAATCCTCGACGAGCACCTCGAGCTCGGTGCCGGGCTGGAGACCGATGCGCGTTCGGACGGAAGCCGGGATGACCACGCGGCCTGTCTTATCAATGGTGGTTTTCATACCATAGAATTACCATTCGCTGTGGGCGCGCACAACGCAACGGCCCCGTTCGAGCGACGCGGTGCCTGGGCGGACGCCTGGTTGGTTTGGGAACGGGGTTGGGCACATCGAGTTTGTGAAAGAATCACACGACGGATCGCCACACCGTTCGTCCCGAGTAGTGCCCGTTGTTTCAGGGCGCGTATCGAGGGACGCCACGCGGCTGATCCGCCTCGCAAAACGCCCCTCGATACGCGGCCCGAGAGAAGGGCCGCCACTCGGGGTGAACGGGATCGGCGCCTTGCCGGGAGATTCTTTCACAAACTCATCGTCCCCTCTCCCCCGACGGTACGCATAAGAGCAAACCGCGGCTGTCACTGCTGCCGGGGTCCGGCGTGTCGCGAGTTATGCCAACCGCGGCAAAGGCTTTCGAGTTGGCCCAGAACGAGTGCATGGTCTGCGGCACGACAACGACCGGGCGATCAGGACCCACCCGTCGAGGCTGGCGCGCGCCGGCATCTGCAGGTCGGGCACGAGGATCGGGGCGATGCCTTTGGCGAAGACCCACTCTCCTTTCGGCGTCGCCGCGACTCCCTGCCGCAGAGCGTCCCAGACCTCGGCATTGCTCCGACGCGTGAAGCCGCTGACGTCGACGACCCCGCCGAACACGGATGACAGCGTCGGATGCTCGCGGGCGGCGATGAAACCCGGCGCAAGCGTGCGACCTTTGAGGTCCCGCACCTCGGTGCGCGACGTCCTCAGCCCAAGGATCTCGCTCGCCTTGCCGACGGCGGAAATCCGACCGTCGCGTACCGCAACCGCTTCCGCGACCGCATCGCCGGCACCAAGCGTGAGCACCCGGCCACCGTGAAAGATCAGGTCCGGCCCGTCACCGCTACCGCAGGCAGCGAGCCACGCGGCGCAGGCAACCAGCACAGCTTTGCCGATCCCGCGCCAGAGAAGTTCTTTCGCAACCATCATCAACCTCGTTAGCGCGGATTATTCATGATTCTGACGCGGCCCCTCGATACGGCCCTTGAGAAGACAGGGCCTACTCGGGCGAACGGGGATGTTTCCAGACGACAAACTGCTTCCGTTCGTGCCGAGTAGCACCGTCGGAACAACCCGCGCACCCTGAGCAGCCGATGTCTTCTCAATCGGCGTGTCCAAGGGTTCAGGCACGTATCGAGGCACGGCGGAGTTCAAGGGTTATCCCGGTCAGCGCGGTAGCACAACATTCAGGTGCACGCGACCTCGCGTAGGGGCGGCACCGCGCCTGGCGGCGGTGTGTCGTCGCTTCCGGAGCTCCGTACATGCTACAGGTCGCCCGTGAGCGGTGATGTCCTGCTGCGGACGGAGCGCCTGACGGTCGCCTTCGGCGCGACCCGCGCGCTCGAAGAGGTGGCCCTTGCCTTTACCGCAGGCGAGGTACACGCGCTCGTCGGTGAGAACGGTGCCGGCAAGTCGACTCTGCTGCGAGTCATTGCCGGCATCAGCGCCCCGACACGCGGAACGGTGACACGGTATCCCGGCCTGACGTGGTCGTGGGCACCTCAGGATATCGAGTTACCTCTCGACCGCACCGTGGCCGAGTGGGTGTACATGGGACGCGAACAGCGGACGCCGTGGGGCCTGCTGCGTCGTCGAGCCATGCACACCGGCGCTCGGCGCGTGCTGCAGCAGCTCGGGTGTCCCGCCGACCCGGTAGCGCGGCTGGCCAGCCTGACGCCGCCGCAGCGCAAACAGGTGCAACTTGCGCGCGCCGTCGACGCGCGGCCCGGCTTGCTTCTGCTCGACGAACCGACCGCGATCCTCGGAAGGGCCGAAACCGACGCGCTGTTCGGCGCGCTCCGTATACTGCGCACCCAGGGCACGGGCATCGTCTATGTAAGCCATCGCATCGAGGAAGTGTTGGCGCTCGCCGACCGGGTCACGGTGCTCCGCGACGGCCGCCACGTCTCCACCGATCCCGTCGCCGACATCGACACCGGAGTCCTTCTGCGGCGCATGGTCGGGCGCGATTTGCCACCGACGCGGCCACGGGTGCCCCGGCCCGGAGCCGTGGTCCTCCACATAGGAGGCCTCGCGCATGGCGACGCCCACGCGCCGGCGCTCGAGGTCCGAAGCGGCGAGATCGTTGGACTCGCCGGGCTCGTCGGCGCCGGCCGCAGCCGTCTGATCGGAGCCGTCGCTCGCGATCTCTCGGCGCATGCGGCCTCTCGCGAACCGACGCCGACCGTGGGAGTGGTACCCGAGGATCGCGGCGCGAAGGGCATCGTCACCACACTTTGCCTGCGCGAGAACGTCTGCCTGCCGGCGACAGGATGGTGGCTGCGGCCGAACCGCGAACGGGACCTCACCCGGCACTGGATGGGCGAACTGCAGATCAAGGCCGCGGATGTGGATGCGCCCATCGCGACGCTGTCCGGGGGCAACCAGCAGAAGGTTCTGATCGCCCGTGCATTGCGCCGCCAGCCGGAACTGCTCCTGCTCGACGAGCCGACCGCGGGTGTCGACGTCGGAGCGAAGGCGGACATTCACGACCTCGTGTTTCGCCTGGCCGACGCCGGAACCGGCGTACTGCTGGCATCCAGCGACCTCCCCGAGCTCATGCACCTCTGCGATCGCATCTACGCCATGCGCGGCGGGCGCATGGTCGGCGTCGTCGAACGCGTCGCGGCCACCGAGGAGCAACTCGTCGCCCTCATCGCCGGTACGACAACGCTCCCATGGAAATGACTGCACCGCGCCGGCCCTGGGCCGTGACGCATCTCGTCTCGGGATGGAGCGCCGCGCTCATTCTGGTCCTCGAGGTCATGGTCTTCGCGATCATCCTCGCACCGCCGGCGGGTGAGTCACACACCTTTCTGAACGCCGCGAACCTGGCGCTCATCCTGAAGTATTCGAGTATCTATGGCATCTGCGCGATCGGCGCGGCGCTGACCATCGGGACGGGTGGCATCGATCTCGCCCCGGGGGCTGTGATTGCGCTGGCGGCCGTTGTCTGCGGACACGTCTTCGTCGTCGAACAATGGCCCCTCGTGCTCGCCGTCGGTGCGGGCCTCGGCATGGGATTGCTCGCCGGCGCGATGACAACCGTGCTCGTGGTCGCTGTGCGCTTGCCGCCGTTTATCGCGACTCTGGGCATAATGGGCATCGCTCGCGGCATCGCTCTGCTCGTCACCGAGGGTCGCTTCTATGACCTGTCGCAAAGGCTGCCCGCGGATTTCGCGCCCCTCGGCATCTCGCTGTCGATATGGCCGGGCGTGATCATGATCGGCCTCGCGGCGGTGTTTCACGTCGTGCTGGCGCATACCGCCCTCGGCCGGCATGTCCTTGCGACCGGCGGTAACGAGCTCGCGGCGCGGTACGCGGGTATCCACGTCGGCCGGGTGAAGGCATTCGTGTACGTTACCGGCGGCACTTTGTCAGCGTTGGCGGGCGTGGTGCTCGCAGTGGTTCAAGGACAGGGCAAGGCCGACCTCGCGGCCGGCTATGAGCTTGACGTGATCGCCGCCGCGGTCGTCGGCGGGGCATCGCTGTCCGGAGGGCGGGCCTCGGTGGTAGGGGCGGTCATCGGCTCGCTGATCTTCGGTGTGTTGCGCAACGGGCTGGCACAGATTCCGGGCGGAACGTTCATGGACCGACTGATCGTCGGCGTGGCAGTGCTGGTTATTGTCGTGCTGGATCGCGTCGCGACAAGGGCGGATAGGTGAAGGTGAGAAGGATGGGTGCCGATTACCGAATCGTGGTGCGGGTAGCGGCGGTGTTCCTGGCGCTCTCGCTCTGGGGATGCTCGCCGCCGGCGGAGGGGCCGCGCAACCTGCGGTTCGCTTTCATCCCGAAGGCGTTGCACATTCCTGTGTTCGAGTACGCAAGGATCGGGGCGGCGAGGGCGGCGAAGCAGATCGGCGGCATCGAGATCGTCTGGCGTGGGCCGGAGAGCACGGACGAGATCAGGCAGAAGGAGATCCTCGAGTCGTTCATCGCGCAGCGGGTGGACGGCATTGCGATCTCGTGCCTGAACGGCGACCTGCTGACCGACGCGATCGATCGCGCGGTGGATAGCGGCATTCCGGTGGTAACGTGGGATTCCGACGCGCCGCGCAGCAAACGGCAGGTGTTTTACGGCGTCAATGACGTCGAGGCCGGGGCAGCGCTCGGCGAGGGTCTGGCCCGCATGCTTGGCGGGAAGGGTCGTGTATCGGTCATCACCTCGGTCGGTGCCGACAATCTGCAGAAGCGGCTCGACGGTGCGCGCGGAGCATTGGCGAAGCACCCGGGCATTGATGTGGTCGAGGTGTTCGACGTGCGGGACGACGCGGTACGAGTCGCCGAGGTGATTGCGTCGGCGACGCAGCGGTACCCGGACCTCGACGGTTGGCTGTCGGTCGGCGGGTGGCCGGTCTTCGTGCGCAACGCGCTCGACCCGGTTG
The genomic region above belongs to Candidatus Binatia bacterium and contains:
- a CDS encoding sugar ABC transporter ATP-binding protein gives rise to the protein MSGDVLLRTERLTVAFGATRALEEVALAFTAGEVHALVGENGAGKSTLLRVIAGISAPTRGTVTRYPGLTWSWAPQDIELPLDRTVAEWVYMGREQRTPWGLLRRRAMHTGARRVLQQLGCPADPVARLASLTPPQRKQVQLARAVDARPGLLLLDEPTAILGRAETDALFGALRILRTQGTGIVYVSHRIEEVLALADRVTVLRDGRHVSTDPVADIDTGVLLRRMVGRDLPPTRPRVPRPGAVVLHIGGLAHGDAHAPALEVRSGEIVGLAGLVGAGRSRLIGAVARDLSAHAASREPTPTVGVVPEDRGAKGIVTTLCLRENVCLPATGWWLRPNRERDLTRHWMGELQIKAADVDAPIATLSGGNQQKVLIARALRRQPELLLLDEPTAGVDVGAKADIHDLVFRLADAGTGVLLASSDLPELMHLCDRIYAMRGGRMVGVVERVAATEEQLVALIAGTTTLPWK
- a CDS encoding sugar-binding protein produces the protein MGADYRIVVRVAAVFLALSLWGCSPPAEGPRNLRFAFIPKALHIPVFEYARIGAARAAKQIGGIEIVWRGPESTDEIRQKEILESFIAQRVDGIAISCLNGDLLTDAIDRAVDSGIPVVTWDSDAPRSKRQVFYGVNDVEAGAALGEGLARMLGGKGRVSVITSVGADNLQKRLDGARGALAKHPGIDVVEVFDVRDDAVRVAEVIASATQRYPDLDGWLSVGGWPVFVRNALDPVDPARTKVVAFDTIPPAPDILRAGKVQLLVGQKYFGWGEESVRLLKGLRDGQRPSNPYQYSGMDVVTRDNVDEYVEQWRKWEAGG
- a CDS encoding PIN domain-containing protein; protein product: MALVGPVFLDTTVLVAGLIDMGDVSVAPQAALTAIAGGRVKHPQTAWHCCLEFYSVSTRLPPELRLRPADAVRLLDEEVLARFEVVDLPSKERKRLLRDAASDGIAGGRVYDLHIAEVARAHGARLVVTENRRHFSSLLRYDIRVWGTEEFVAECGP
- a CDS encoding ABC transporter permease — its product is MEMTAPRRPWAVTHLVSGWSAALILVLEVMVFAIILAPPAGESHTFLNAANLALILKYSSIYGICAIGAALTIGTGGIDLAPGAVIALAAVVCGHVFVVEQWPLVLAVGAGLGMGLLAGAMTTVLVVAVRLPPFIATLGIMGIARGIALLVTEGRFYDLSQRLPADFAPLGISLSIWPGVIMIGLAAVFHVVLAHTALGRHVLATGGNELAARYAGIHVGRVKAFVYVTGGTLSALAGVVLAVVQGQGKADLAAGYELDVIAAAVVGGASLSGGRASVVGAVIGSLIFGVLRNGLAQIPGGTFMDRLIVGVAVLVIVVLDRVATRADR